The Aeromicrobium yanjiei DNA segment GCGACCGGGGCGCGTTCGGCCTGCTGTACGACAGGCACGTCCGCCCGGTCTACTGGCAGGCCTACGCGGTGGTGCACGACGCCGACGAGGCCCAGGACGTCACCCAGGACGTCTTCATCACGATGTGGCGCAAGATCCGCACGATCACGGTCGTCGACGAGTCCGTCCTGCCGTGGTTGCTCGTCACGTCGCGGTTCACCGCCCTCAACGCGGGACGCCGCAGGATGCGAACGCCGTTTCGCGAGCTGGACCCAGAGGCGCCGGCCGACATGACCGTGGAGGACGAGGTCGAAGCCGGCCTCGTCCGCGCGGAGATCGACAAGGCCGCGGCGGCCCTCACCCCGGCGGACCGGCGGCTCTACGAGCTGTGCGTCGAGGGTGACCACACCTACGAGATGGCGGCGCGCGAGCTGGGCGTCAGCCACGCGGCGGTCCGCAACCGGCTCTCGCGCCTGCGCACCCGGCTCCGCGCCGACCTGCGATCCATGAGGGAGACATCATGACGAGCCCCGGACTGAACGACGACCGCATCGAGGCCATGCGCGGAAGCGTCATGACCGC contains these protein-coding regions:
- a CDS encoding RNA polymerase sigma factor, which produces MTAPPTTEHGTAATDRDLLVRAAAGDRGAFGLLYDRHVRPVYWQAYAVVHDADEAQDVTQDVFITMWRKIRTITVVDESVLPWLLVTSRFTALNAGRRRMRTPFRELDPEAPADMTVEDEVEAGLVRAEIDKAAAALTPADRRLYELCVEGDHTYEMAARELGVSHAAVRNRLSRLRTRLRADLRSMRETS